From Saccharibacillus brassicae:
GGGAAATGTCAGAATTTTAGATACGGATTACAGGAGGACGACACATTGACGATTCGCATAGGCAAAGCCAGTCTCTGGCACGTGCACGCCTGGGATTATATCGGTCAGGCTCAAGAACACGGCGATACGGAAATAACGGCCGTCTGGGACGAAGTGCCGCAGCGCGGACGCGAAGCGGCCGAGAAACTCGGCGTGCCTTATTACGAGACGCTTGAAGACATGCTGTCTTCCGGCAGCGTGGACGCGGTGATCGTCGACGCGCCGACGAACCGCCACAAAGAAGTGATCGTCGCGGCGGCGCGGGCGGGCAAGCATGTGTTTACGGAAAAAGTCATTGCGACGACCGCGGCGGAGACAGCGGACATCGTGGCCGAAATCGAACGTGCCGGCGTCAAATTGACCGTCTCGCTGCCGCGCCTGAACGACGGCTACACGCTTGCGATCTCGGACATCCTCGAACGCGGGCTGCTCGGCCGGGTCACGTACGTGCGGGTGCGGCTCTCCCACGACGGGGCGCTGGCCGGCTGGCTGCCCGAACACTTCTACGATGCCCGG
This genomic window contains:
- a CDS encoding Gfo/Idh/MocA family protein; its protein translation is MTIRIGKASLWHVHAWDYIGQAQEHGDTEITAVWDEVPQRGREAAEKLGVPYYETLEDMLSSGSVDAVIVDAPTNRHKEVIVAAARAGKHVFTEKVIATTAAETADIVAEIERAGVKLTVSLPRLNDGYTLAISDILERGLLGRVTYVRVRLSHDGALAGWLPEHFYDARQCGGGALIDLGCHPMYLSALFLGEPVTGVSANFGYVTDREVEDNALATLFTASGAIASVEAGFVNAHSPFTIEVHGTEGTLLYGTPDSKLLLRSKRDESLADWTEQILPPNRESAFEQWVRHIQTGTTAAENMAAAVELSSLMEASNRSAREKRVVSPRELDL